One genomic segment of Dysosmobacter sp. Marseille-Q4140 includes these proteins:
- a CDS encoding metallophosphoesterase: protein MALYAIGDLHLSLTADKSMEVFGPAWENYVSRIEASLGQLTAEDVLVLAGDTSWGIDLPQAEADFRFLDQFPCKKYLIKGNHDYWWSTVSKMKNFFNEKGITTLDFLHNNCALYGDYALCGTRGWFLEEDQKPHNAKVLNREVGRLEASLRAAEGRPIFCFLHYPPLYQGYQCPEILEALERYPVELCCYGHLHGPTIKRRMEGRRGQTEFSLISADHLGFVPKKICE from the coding sequence ATGGCCCTCTATGCCATCGGGGACCTGCACCTGTCCCTGACGGCCGACAAGTCCATGGAGGTGTTCGGCCCCGCCTGGGAGAACTATGTCAGCCGCATCGAGGCGTCCCTGGGACAGCTCACCGCCGAGGACGTGCTGGTCCTGGCGGGGGACACCTCCTGGGGCATCGACCTTCCCCAGGCGGAGGCGGACTTCCGCTTCCTGGACCAGTTCCCCTGCAAGAAGTACCTCATCAAGGGCAACCACGACTACTGGTGGTCCACGGTGTCCAAGATGAAGAACTTTTTCAACGAGAAGGGCATCACCACGCTGGACTTTCTCCACAACAACTGCGCCCTCTATGGAGACTACGCCCTCTGCGGCACCCGGGGGTGGTTCCTGGAGGAGGACCAGAAGCCTCACAACGCCAAGGTCTTGAACCGGGAGGTGGGACGGCTGGAGGCCTCCCTCCGGGCGGCGGAGGGGCGGCCCATCTTCTGCTTCCTCCACTATCCGCCCCTGTACCAGGGCTATCAGTGCCCGGAGATCCTGGAGGCGCTGGAGCGGTACCCGGTGGAGCTGTGCTGCTACGGCCACCTCCACGGGCCCACCATCAAGCGAAGGATGGAGGGGCGGCGGGGGCAGACGGAGTTCTCCCTGATCTCCGCGGACCATCTGGGATTTGTTCCTAAAAAAATTTGTGAATAA
- a CDS encoding ATP-dependent Clp protease proteolytic subunit has product MSLVPYVVEQTNRGERSYDIFSRLLNDRIIFLGEEVNATTASLVVAQMLYLEAQDPDKDIQFYINSPGGSVTDGMAIYDTMQYVKCDVSTICIGMAASMGAFLLSSGAKGKRFALPNAEIMIHQPSAGTQGKVTDMEIDVEHFLRIKKNLNEILAQNTGKTAEQIKEVSERDNWMTAQEALDFGLVDKIIRNKK; this is encoded by the coding sequence ATGAGCTTAGTACCCTATGTGGTGGAGCAGACCAACCGCGGCGAGCGGTCCTACGACATCTTCTCCCGCCTGCTGAACGACCGCATCATCTTCCTGGGGGAGGAGGTCAACGCCACCACCGCCAGCCTGGTGGTGGCCCAGATGCTGTATCTGGAGGCCCAGGACCCCGACAAGGACATCCAGTTCTATATCAACAGCCCCGGCGGCTCCGTCACTGACGGCATGGCCATCTACGACACCATGCAGTATGTCAAGTGCGACGTGTCCACCATCTGCATCGGCATGGCCGCCAGCATGGGCGCGTTCCTGCTCTCCTCCGGCGCCAAGGGCAAGCGCTTCGCCCTGCCCAACGCGGAGATCATGATCCACCAGCCCTCCGCCGGCACCCAGGGCAAGGTGACGGACATGGAGATCGACGTGGAGCACTTCCTGCGGATCAAGAAGAATTTGAATGAGATCCTGGCGCAGAATACCGGTAAGACCGCCGAGCAGATCAAGGAGGTCTCTGAGCGGGACAACTGGATGACCGCCCAGGAGGCGCTGGACTTCGGTCTGGTGGACAAGATCATCCGCAACAAAAAATAA
- the tig gene encoding trigger factor, with translation MSVKSCEKVEKSQVVLTIEVGAAEFEAAVEKAYQKMRRKINVPGFRPGKAPRKIIEGMYGAEVFYEEAINAAFPEAYEAAVKEQELQVVGYPTVELVGECTKEGFTFKATAPVYPEVTLGQYKGLSAPKDEVKVTAADVDERVKILQDRNTRLVSVDREAKEGDTAVIDFEGFLDGKPFDGGKGTNHSLELGSHSFVPGFEEQVVGMKADEEKDIDITFPEDYTPELAGKAVVFKVKVHEVKEKEVPALDDEFAKDVSEFDTLKDLKADLKKKITEERQKDADRAFEDALMEQVAANITADVPDAMVEGQARQFLENFKMQIAQQGIPYDQYMKMTGMDEQKLLEDAKEPALRQVRLDLALAAIIKAENIEVSDEEVEAEFKKMADQYGMDLEMVKKYLQADQVKDQVTTQKAVAVVVDSAVATKPEKKDEEKKPARKSSKKAEEAEGEEKKPARKSAKKAEETEGEEKKPARKSTKKAAEKKEDEESAESK, from the coding sequence ATGAGTGTGAAAAGCTGCGAAAAAGTAGAGAAAAGCCAGGTCGTGCTGACCATCGAGGTGGGCGCGGCAGAGTTTGAGGCCGCCGTTGAGAAGGCGTATCAGAAGATGCGCCGCAAGATCAATGTGCCCGGCTTCCGCCCCGGCAAGGCCCCCCGGAAGATCATCGAGGGAATGTACGGCGCCGAGGTGTTTTATGAGGAAGCGATCAACGCCGCCTTCCCCGAGGCCTATGAGGCCGCGGTGAAGGAGCAGGAGCTGCAGGTCGTGGGCTATCCCACCGTGGAGCTGGTGGGCGAGTGCACCAAGGAGGGCTTCACCTTCAAGGCCACCGCGCCCGTCTATCCCGAGGTGACCCTGGGCCAGTACAAGGGCCTGTCCGCCCCCAAGGATGAGGTGAAGGTCACCGCCGCCGACGTGGACGAGCGGGTGAAGATCCTCCAGGACCGCAACACCCGTCTGGTGTCCGTGGACCGGGAGGCCAAGGAGGGCGACACCGCCGTCATCGACTTCGAGGGGTTCCTGGACGGCAAGCCCTTTGACGGCGGCAAGGGCACCAACCACAGCCTGGAGCTGGGCTCCCACAGCTTCGTGCCCGGCTTTGAGGAGCAGGTGGTCGGCATGAAGGCCGACGAGGAGAAGGACATCGACATCACCTTCCCCGAGGACTACACCCCCGAGCTGGCCGGCAAGGCCGTGGTGTTCAAGGTGAAGGTCCACGAGGTCAAGGAGAAGGAGGTCCCCGCCCTGGACGACGAGTTCGCCAAGGACGTCAGCGAGTTCGACACCCTCAAGGACCTGAAGGCCGATCTGAAGAAGAAGATCACCGAGGAGCGCCAGAAGGACGCCGACCGCGCCTTTGAGGACGCCCTGATGGAGCAGGTGGCGGCCAACATTACCGCCGACGTGCCCGACGCCATGGTGGAGGGCCAGGCCCGTCAGTTCCTGGAGAACTTCAAGATGCAGATTGCCCAGCAGGGCATCCCCTATGACCAGTACATGAAGATGACCGGCATGGATGAGCAGAAGCTGCTGGAGGACGCCAAGGAGCCCGCCCTGCGGCAGGTGCGCCTGGATCTGGCCCTGGCCGCCATCATCAAGGCCGAGAACATCGAGGTCTCCGACGAGGAAGTGGAGGCCGAGTTCAAGAAGATGGCCGACCAGTACGGCATGGATCTGGAGATGGTGAAGAAGTACCTCCAGGCCGACCAGGTCAAGGACCAGGTCACCACCCAGAAGGCCGTTGCCGTGGTGGTGGACAGCGCCGTGGCCACCAAGCCGGAGAAGAAGGACGAGGAGAAGAAGCCCGCCCGGAAGTCCAGCAAGAAGGCCGAGGAGGCCGAGGGCGAGGAGAAGAAGCCCGCCCGCAAGAGCGCGAAGAAGGCCGAGGAGACCGAGGGCGAGGAGAAGAAGCCCGCCCGCAAGTCCACCAAGAAGGCCGCTGAGAAAAAAGAGGACGAGGAGAGCGCTGAATCCAAGTGA